A genomic segment from Malaclemys terrapin pileata isolate rMalTer1 chromosome 1, rMalTer1.hap1, whole genome shotgun sequence encodes:
- the ARHGAP31 gene encoding rho GTPase-activating protein 31 isoform X2, producing the protein MKNKGAKPKPKRKGAAGAFGCDLTEHLESSGQDVPYVLRSCAEFIETHGIVDGIYRLSGVTSNIQKLRQEFGSDQCPDLTREVYLQDIHCVGSLCKLYFRELPNPLLTYELYKKFTEAISRCPEEEQLARIQNVIQELPPSHYRTLEYLIKHLTHLASFSNMTNMHTRNLALVWAPNLLRSKEIEAVGCNGDAAFLEVRVQQLVIEFILNHVDQIFSNNIKTSSMENDENMPIVKSLTLPSASLPMKLVSLEEAQARSLSASHPARKERRENSLPEIVPVTGSFFHTVVDLPDSKRKLSTKSKKWKSIFNLGRSGADSKSKLSRNGSVFVRGQKLSEKATIRPAKSMDSLCSLPVEGEDEKGRFKRTVTAGGFFIPVMKTRTGGASSSGDLSKESEWDREGAPAGAEGGSELSGDKAGPRAPQARPPPEQLKVFRAMEDTESEQTSPKTCRMFYTSETASKSGFPSSLFPLEASPRHQRKVLNISEPFAVSVPLRVSAVISTNSTPCRVPAKDKPALSSLEESSALGPGSAALTAPEGDGQPRTEQTTDKEENQPRAEAAPGSTTEELMAAKKPESSETSKPTTENQELLGSGSSTSGRQAPEKSPGLKQTPAPEGPAGLHSAGEIEQGQLRPQENPSERGSRQQETPRVKAEEALFPRELAEDAAANALMEPLWPEIQQELKIIESEEELSFLPTDVPKTGPHQPASSASPQTDSFSSGSVLAVTLAEQETPSRTPQVTSQLPLFGATSKESSKEPGSLQGDKPEVVAQRDCSPNIPELDTVLSGTASPKNHLVLENVSSDLPPPHQDQKLYDEKQLIEGPLKEDVSDNKGMCPDQAKEKGNTGLLHSEKDGIAVGQDGVLTQREKPDRVAAGDGLISSKRASGAGAQKPKEGGMANKAQDSFDHEEEDAWTDNVQGFDLVEPWEDHQWVTSPLHSPTLKNLQEKAMQDFQSQSYGVERGLSVRPRFSRSLSLDSKDMVLSVWAIQPPLTSAAEELPRGCTRSGTRDLLETLPTSPPRPSHIERAETCLSPREDSLEPEGSSDALSSEAEPAAGRLLARHEELRSASLSEPGEKVVDGSKENPQDLTPKLPFPHCNTQDGFLQAKKIDEDPSRPQDAAPIGAAVTKGLCSTGESQLSNNKGEDAPCKVRTRPSSLNLDSLLPAPDFFKFDNLAVPTSPGNLLCVQKEGKSSDSVLSLPAACPARNKGDPWGSRFDPRELDLDYMAVAHAATGRRNSAPVSVSAVRTSFMIKMCQARAVPVIPPKIQYTQVPQPLQTQNADRDIPASLGRKETEAHSASRQTPRAAWGQLEPPKSPRVEKKAKEEKENSDPTQMDSTSSRHGSLNPLPDLSLSSHNSTQEAPVLRRKHTSERETAGDNPQSSKMERPSGFSKPSYRSRPGRPQSLILFSPPFPIMDHPSSSADSRVLLSPIRSPSQSNSPNPICGDLSGNLQTTPEGVTLRNKMTIPKNGQRLETSTSCFYQPQRRSVILDGRSGRQIE; encoded by the exons GAGGCAATATCTCGCTGCCCGGAGGAGGAGCAATTGGCCCGTATTCAAAATGTCATCCAGGAACTTCCACCATCACATTACAG GACTTTGGAATACCTGATCAAGCATCTGACTCACCTGGCCTCCTTCAGCAACATGACCAACATGCACACCAGGAACCTGGCCCTCGTGTGGGCACCTAATCTCCTCAG GTCGAAGGAGATCGAGGCTGTTGGCTGCAATGGGGATGCAGCTTTCCTGGAGGTGCGAGTCCAGCAGTTGGTGATTGAGTTTATCTTGAATCACGTGGATCAGATCTTCAGCAACAATATAAAAACCAGTTCCATGGAGAATGATG agaATATGCCCATTGTGAAGAGTCTGACACTGCCCTCTGCCTCCCTGCCTATGAAACTGGTGAGCCTGGAAGAAGCTCAGGCACGGAGTCtgtcagcctcccaccctgcccggaaagagaggagagagaacagCTTGCCTGAAATTGTCCCAGTCACTGGATCCTTCTTCCACACTGTCGTCGACCTACCTGACAGCAA GAGAAAATTGTCCACCAAATCCAAGAAATGGAAGTCAATATTTAACCTGGGCCGGTCTGGAGCAGATTCAAAATCAAAACTGAGTCGAAATGGGAGTGTGTTTGTGAGAGGGCAGAAACTCTCTG AAAAAGCAACTATTCGACCAGCTAAAAGCATGGACTCTCTGTGCTCCCTGCCTGTAGAAG gggaggaTGAGAAAGGCCGGTTCAAACGCACAGTCACTGCTGGAGGGTTTTTCATCCCGGTGATGAAAACGCGGACAGGAGGCGCAAGCAGCTCGGGTGACCTCAGCAAGGAGAGTGAGTGGGACCGTGAGGGGGCCCCAGCGGGGGCCGAGGGAGGCTCAGAGCTCAGCGGGGATAAAGCTGGCCCCAGGGCCCCCCAGGCAAGGCCGCCCCCCGAGCAGTTGAAGGTGTTCCGGGCCATGGAGGACACTGAAAGCGAGCAGACCTCCCCAAAGACATGCCGCATGTTCTACACCTCCGAGACAGCCTCCAAATCAGGCTTCCCCAGCAGCCTCTTCCCTCTGGAAGCTTCCCCCCGGCACCAGCGGAAAGTCCTGAATATCTCAGAGCCCTTTGCCGTTTCCGTGCCCCTTCGGGTGTCCGCAGTCATCAGCACCAACAGCACCCCATGCCGCGTGCCTGCCAAGGACAAGCCTGCCCTCTCCAGCCTGGAGGAATCATCCGCTCTGGGGCCGGGCAGTGCTGCTCTCACAGCGCCGGAAGGGGATGGCCAGCCCAGGACTGAGCAGACCACAGACAAGGAGGAGAaccagcccagggctgaggctgcACCAG GTTCTACCACCGAGGAACTGATGGCAGCCAAGAAGCCTGAGTCCTCGGAAACCTCAAAGCCAACAACAGAAAACCAGGAGCTGTtaggcagtggcagcagcactAGTGGCAGGCAAGCCCCAGAGAAGAGCCCTGGCTTGAAACAGACACCAGCACCAGAGGGCCCGGCAGGCCTGCACTCGGCAGGTGAGATCGAGCAAGGCCAGCTCAGGCCGCAGGAAAACCCCTCAGAGAGAGGCAGCCGGCAGCAGGAGACACCAAGGGTTAAAGCAGAGGAGGCCTTGTTCCCGAGAGAGCTG GCTGAAGATGCTGCTGCCAATGCCCTGATGGAACCGCTGTGGCCGGAGATTCAACAGGAACTCAAAATTATTGAATCTGAAGAGGAGCTCTCATTCTTGCCTACAGATGTCCCCAAGACAGGCCCACACCAGCCTGCGTCCTCTGCTTCACCACAAACGGACAGCTTCTCTTCTGGTTCTGTGCTTGCCGTGACACTGGCTGAACAGGAAACTCCATCCAGAACCCCACAGGTCACCTCTCAGTTGCCTTTATTTGGTGCCACCTCCAAAGAAAGTTCAAAGGAGCCTGGCAGCCTCCAGGGTGATAAACCTGAAGTGGTAGCACAGCGTGACTGCTCTCCTAACATACCTGAACTGGATACTGTCCTGTCTGGGACAGCTTCTCCAAAGAACCATCTAGTGCTGGAGAATGTCAGCAGTGATCTTCCACCTCCCCACCAAGACCAGAAGCTTTATGATGAGAAGCAGCTCATTGAGGGTCCTTTAAAAGAAGATGTCTCAGATAACAAAGGGATGTGTCCAGACCAAGCCAAGGAGAAAGGCAACACTGGCCTGCTGCATAGCGAAAAGGATGGCATTGCTGTAGGCCAGGATGGAGTCTTGACCCAGAGGGAGAAGCCTGATAGAGTGGCTGCAGGAGATGGCCTGATCTCATCAAAGAGGGCAAGTGGAGCTGGAGCCCAGAAGCCCAAAGAGGGTGGCATGGCTAACAAAGCCCAGGACTCTTTCGACCATGAAGAGGAGGATGCATGGACAGACAATGTCCAGGGCTTTGATCTGGTAGAGCCATGGGAGGATCACCAGTGGGTCACCAGCCCGCTCCATTCCCCCACCCTCAAGAACCTCCAGGAAAAAGCAATGCAGGACTTCCAGTCACAGAGCTATGGAGTGGAGAGGGGCCTTTCTGTTCGGCCACGGTTCAGTCGCAGTCTTTCTCTGGATAGCAAAGACATGGTGCTGAGTGTGTGGGCTATCCAGCCACCTCTCACAAGTGCAGCTGAAGAGCTCCCACGTGGCTGCACTAGATCGGGGACCAGGGACCTGTTAGAAACACTGCCAACCTCACCACCCAGGCCAAGCCACATCGAGCGAGCCGAGACCTGTCTGAGTCCTCGAGAGGACTCTTTAGAGCCTGAGGGATCAAGTGATGCCCTGAGCAGTGAggcagagcctgcagcagggagGCTGCTAGCCAGGCATGAGGAACTGCGCTCTGCCTCTCTTTCAGAGCCAGGGGAGAAGGTAGTGGATGGCAGCAAAGAAAACCCTCAGGACTTAACGCCCAAGTTGCCTTTTCCACACTGTAATACCCAAGATGGTTTCTTGCAGGCAAAGAAAATAGATGAAGATCCATCCAGGCCTCAGGATGCTGCCCCCATTGGAGCGGCTGTCACCAAAGGGCTGTGTTCCACCGGCGAGTCACAGCTGAGTAACAACAAAGGCGAAGACGCACCCTGTAAAGTGAGAACCAGGCCATCGTCTCTCAACTTGGAttcactcctccctgcccccgatTTCTTCAAGTTTGACAACCTGGCGGTGCCCACTTCACCTGGAAACCTCTTATGTGTGCAGAAGGAAGGGAAGAGCAGCGATTCTGTCCTGTCACTGCCTGCTGCCTGCCCTGCCAGGAACAAAGGCGACCCCTGGGGATCTCGCTTCGATCCCCGGGAGCTAGACCTGGATTACATGGCAGTGGCCCACGCCGCCACCGGCCGTCGTAACTCTGCCCCTGTGAGTGTGTCGGCGGTGAGGACCTCCTTCATGATTAAGATGTGCCAGGCCAGAGCTGTGCCAGTGATACCGCCCAAAATCCAGTACACACAGGTCCCACAGCCGCTGCAGACTCAGAACGCCGACCGGGACATCCCTGCATCGCTGGGGAGGAAGGAAACAGAAGCTCACTCAGCCAGCAGGCAGACCCCCCGAGCAGCTtggggacagctggagcccccaAAGAGCCCTCGGGTAGagaagaaagccaaagaggagaaagaaaacagtGACCCAACTCAAATGGATTCAACTTCTTCTAGGCATGGCAGCCTCAACCCTCTGCCAGATCTCTCCCTCTCCAGTCATAATTCCACCCAGGAGGCGCCCGTGCTGCGCCGAAAGCACACTTCAGAGAGGGAGACCGCAGGAGACAACCCACAATCTTCAAAAATGGAGAGGCCATCGGGATTTTCCAAGCCTTCCTACAGATCCAGACCAGGAAGGCCCCAGAGCcttatcctcttcagcccaccctTCCCCATCATGGACCATCCATCTTCCTCAGCAGACTCCAGGGTGTTGTTATCACCCATAAGAAGCCCCTCTCAGAGCAACTCTCCAAACCCTATTTGTGGCGATCTGTCTGGGAACCTGCAGACAACACCTGAGGGGGTCACTCTGCGGAACAAAATGACCATCCCCAAAAATGGGCAGAGACTGGAGACCTCCACCAGCTGCTTTTACCAGCCCCAGAGGAGGTCAGTGATTCTCGATGGGAGAAGCGGGAGGCAGATAGAATAA
- the ARHGAP31 gene encoding rho GTPase-activating protein 31 isoform X1: MKNKGAKPKPKRKGAAGAFGCDLTEHLESSGQDVPYVLRSCAEFIETHGIVDGIYRLSGVTSNIQKLRQEFGSDQCPDLTREVYLQDIHCVGSLCKLYFRELPNPLLTYELYKKFTEAISRCPEEEQLARIQNVIQELPPSHYRTLEYLIKHLTHLASFSNMTNMHTRNLALVWAPNLLRSKEIEAVGCNGDAAFLEVRVQQLVIEFILNHVDQIFSNNIKTSSMENDENMPIVKSLTLPSASLPMKLVSLEEAQARSLSASHPARKERRENSLPEIVPVTGSFFHTVVDLPDSKRKLSTKSKKWKSIFNLGRSGADSKSKLSRNGSVFVRGQKLSEKATIRPAKSMDSLCSLPVEGEDEKGRFKRTVTAGGFFIPVMKTRTGGASSSGDLSKESEWDREGAPAGAEGGSELSGDKAGPRAPQARPPPEQLKVFRAMEDTESEQTSPKTCRMFYTSETASKSGFPSSLFPLEASPRHQRKVLNISEPFAVSVPLRVSAVISTNSTPCRVPAKDKPALSSLEESSALGPGSAALTAPEGDGQPRTEQTTDKEENQPRAEAAPGEASRGSTTEELMAAKKPESSETSKPTTENQELLGSGSSTSGRQAPEKSPGLKQTPAPEGPAGLHSAGEIEQGQLRPQENPSERGSRQQETPRVKAEEALFPRELAEDAAANALMEPLWPEIQQELKIIESEEELSFLPTDVPKTGPHQPASSASPQTDSFSSGSVLAVTLAEQETPSRTPQVTSQLPLFGATSKESSKEPGSLQGDKPEVVAQRDCSPNIPELDTVLSGTASPKNHLVLENVSSDLPPPHQDQKLYDEKQLIEGPLKEDVSDNKGMCPDQAKEKGNTGLLHSEKDGIAVGQDGVLTQREKPDRVAAGDGLISSKRASGAGAQKPKEGGMANKAQDSFDHEEEDAWTDNVQGFDLVEPWEDHQWVTSPLHSPTLKNLQEKAMQDFQSQSYGVERGLSVRPRFSRSLSLDSKDMVLSVWAIQPPLTSAAEELPRGCTRSGTRDLLETLPTSPPRPSHIERAETCLSPREDSLEPEGSSDALSSEAEPAAGRLLARHEELRSASLSEPGEKVVDGSKENPQDLTPKLPFPHCNTQDGFLQAKKIDEDPSRPQDAAPIGAAVTKGLCSTGESQLSNNKGEDAPCKVRTRPSSLNLDSLLPAPDFFKFDNLAVPTSPGNLLCVQKEGKSSDSVLSLPAACPARNKGDPWGSRFDPRELDLDYMAVAHAATGRRNSAPVSVSAVRTSFMIKMCQARAVPVIPPKIQYTQVPQPLQTQNADRDIPASLGRKETEAHSASRQTPRAAWGQLEPPKSPRVEKKAKEEKENSDPTQMDSTSSRHGSLNPLPDLSLSSHNSTQEAPVLRRKHTSERETAGDNPQSSKMERPSGFSKPSYRSRPGRPQSLILFSPPFPIMDHPSSSADSRVLLSPIRSPSQSNSPNPICGDLSGNLQTTPEGVTLRNKMTIPKNGQRLETSTSCFYQPQRRSVILDGRSGRQIE; encoded by the exons GAGGCAATATCTCGCTGCCCGGAGGAGGAGCAATTGGCCCGTATTCAAAATGTCATCCAGGAACTTCCACCATCACATTACAG GACTTTGGAATACCTGATCAAGCATCTGACTCACCTGGCCTCCTTCAGCAACATGACCAACATGCACACCAGGAACCTGGCCCTCGTGTGGGCACCTAATCTCCTCAG GTCGAAGGAGATCGAGGCTGTTGGCTGCAATGGGGATGCAGCTTTCCTGGAGGTGCGAGTCCAGCAGTTGGTGATTGAGTTTATCTTGAATCACGTGGATCAGATCTTCAGCAACAATATAAAAACCAGTTCCATGGAGAATGATG agaATATGCCCATTGTGAAGAGTCTGACACTGCCCTCTGCCTCCCTGCCTATGAAACTGGTGAGCCTGGAAGAAGCTCAGGCACGGAGTCtgtcagcctcccaccctgcccggaaagagaggagagagaacagCTTGCCTGAAATTGTCCCAGTCACTGGATCCTTCTTCCACACTGTCGTCGACCTACCTGACAGCAA GAGAAAATTGTCCACCAAATCCAAGAAATGGAAGTCAATATTTAACCTGGGCCGGTCTGGAGCAGATTCAAAATCAAAACTGAGTCGAAATGGGAGTGTGTTTGTGAGAGGGCAGAAACTCTCTG AAAAAGCAACTATTCGACCAGCTAAAAGCATGGACTCTCTGTGCTCCCTGCCTGTAGAAG gggaggaTGAGAAAGGCCGGTTCAAACGCACAGTCACTGCTGGAGGGTTTTTCATCCCGGTGATGAAAACGCGGACAGGAGGCGCAAGCAGCTCGGGTGACCTCAGCAAGGAGAGTGAGTGGGACCGTGAGGGGGCCCCAGCGGGGGCCGAGGGAGGCTCAGAGCTCAGCGGGGATAAAGCTGGCCCCAGGGCCCCCCAGGCAAGGCCGCCCCCCGAGCAGTTGAAGGTGTTCCGGGCCATGGAGGACACTGAAAGCGAGCAGACCTCCCCAAAGACATGCCGCATGTTCTACACCTCCGAGACAGCCTCCAAATCAGGCTTCCCCAGCAGCCTCTTCCCTCTGGAAGCTTCCCCCCGGCACCAGCGGAAAGTCCTGAATATCTCAGAGCCCTTTGCCGTTTCCGTGCCCCTTCGGGTGTCCGCAGTCATCAGCACCAACAGCACCCCATGCCGCGTGCCTGCCAAGGACAAGCCTGCCCTCTCCAGCCTGGAGGAATCATCCGCTCTGGGGCCGGGCAGTGCTGCTCTCACAGCGCCGGAAGGGGATGGCCAGCCCAGGACTGAGCAGACCACAGACAAGGAGGAGAaccagcccagggctgaggctgcACCAGGTGAAGCTAGTAGAG GTTCTACCACCGAGGAACTGATGGCAGCCAAGAAGCCTGAGTCCTCGGAAACCTCAAAGCCAACAACAGAAAACCAGGAGCTGTtaggcagtggcagcagcactAGTGGCAGGCAAGCCCCAGAGAAGAGCCCTGGCTTGAAACAGACACCAGCACCAGAGGGCCCGGCAGGCCTGCACTCGGCAGGTGAGATCGAGCAAGGCCAGCTCAGGCCGCAGGAAAACCCCTCAGAGAGAGGCAGCCGGCAGCAGGAGACACCAAGGGTTAAAGCAGAGGAGGCCTTGTTCCCGAGAGAGCTG GCTGAAGATGCTGCTGCCAATGCCCTGATGGAACCGCTGTGGCCGGAGATTCAACAGGAACTCAAAATTATTGAATCTGAAGAGGAGCTCTCATTCTTGCCTACAGATGTCCCCAAGACAGGCCCACACCAGCCTGCGTCCTCTGCTTCACCACAAACGGACAGCTTCTCTTCTGGTTCTGTGCTTGCCGTGACACTGGCTGAACAGGAAACTCCATCCAGAACCCCACAGGTCACCTCTCAGTTGCCTTTATTTGGTGCCACCTCCAAAGAAAGTTCAAAGGAGCCTGGCAGCCTCCAGGGTGATAAACCTGAAGTGGTAGCACAGCGTGACTGCTCTCCTAACATACCTGAACTGGATACTGTCCTGTCTGGGACAGCTTCTCCAAAGAACCATCTAGTGCTGGAGAATGTCAGCAGTGATCTTCCACCTCCCCACCAAGACCAGAAGCTTTATGATGAGAAGCAGCTCATTGAGGGTCCTTTAAAAGAAGATGTCTCAGATAACAAAGGGATGTGTCCAGACCAAGCCAAGGAGAAAGGCAACACTGGCCTGCTGCATAGCGAAAAGGATGGCATTGCTGTAGGCCAGGATGGAGTCTTGACCCAGAGGGAGAAGCCTGATAGAGTGGCTGCAGGAGATGGCCTGATCTCATCAAAGAGGGCAAGTGGAGCTGGAGCCCAGAAGCCCAAAGAGGGTGGCATGGCTAACAAAGCCCAGGACTCTTTCGACCATGAAGAGGAGGATGCATGGACAGACAATGTCCAGGGCTTTGATCTGGTAGAGCCATGGGAGGATCACCAGTGGGTCACCAGCCCGCTCCATTCCCCCACCCTCAAGAACCTCCAGGAAAAAGCAATGCAGGACTTCCAGTCACAGAGCTATGGAGTGGAGAGGGGCCTTTCTGTTCGGCCACGGTTCAGTCGCAGTCTTTCTCTGGATAGCAAAGACATGGTGCTGAGTGTGTGGGCTATCCAGCCACCTCTCACAAGTGCAGCTGAAGAGCTCCCACGTGGCTGCACTAGATCGGGGACCAGGGACCTGTTAGAAACACTGCCAACCTCACCACCCAGGCCAAGCCACATCGAGCGAGCCGAGACCTGTCTGAGTCCTCGAGAGGACTCTTTAGAGCCTGAGGGATCAAGTGATGCCCTGAGCAGTGAggcagagcctgcagcagggagGCTGCTAGCCAGGCATGAGGAACTGCGCTCTGCCTCTCTTTCAGAGCCAGGGGAGAAGGTAGTGGATGGCAGCAAAGAAAACCCTCAGGACTTAACGCCCAAGTTGCCTTTTCCACACTGTAATACCCAAGATGGTTTCTTGCAGGCAAAGAAAATAGATGAAGATCCATCCAGGCCTCAGGATGCTGCCCCCATTGGAGCGGCTGTCACCAAAGGGCTGTGTTCCACCGGCGAGTCACAGCTGAGTAACAACAAAGGCGAAGACGCACCCTGTAAAGTGAGAACCAGGCCATCGTCTCTCAACTTGGAttcactcctccctgcccccgatTTCTTCAAGTTTGACAACCTGGCGGTGCCCACTTCACCTGGAAACCTCTTATGTGTGCAGAAGGAAGGGAAGAGCAGCGATTCTGTCCTGTCACTGCCTGCTGCCTGCCCTGCCAGGAACAAAGGCGACCCCTGGGGATCTCGCTTCGATCCCCGGGAGCTAGACCTGGATTACATGGCAGTGGCCCACGCCGCCACCGGCCGTCGTAACTCTGCCCCTGTGAGTGTGTCGGCGGTGAGGACCTCCTTCATGATTAAGATGTGCCAGGCCAGAGCTGTGCCAGTGATACCGCCCAAAATCCAGTACACACAGGTCCCACAGCCGCTGCAGACTCAGAACGCCGACCGGGACATCCCTGCATCGCTGGGGAGGAAGGAAACAGAAGCTCACTCAGCCAGCAGGCAGACCCCCCGAGCAGCTtggggacagctggagcccccaAAGAGCCCTCGGGTAGagaagaaagccaaagaggagaaagaaaacagtGACCCAACTCAAATGGATTCAACTTCTTCTAGGCATGGCAGCCTCAACCCTCTGCCAGATCTCTCCCTCTCCAGTCATAATTCCACCCAGGAGGCGCCCGTGCTGCGCCGAAAGCACACTTCAGAGAGGGAGACCGCAGGAGACAACCCACAATCTTCAAAAATGGAGAGGCCATCGGGATTTTCCAAGCCTTCCTACAGATCCAGACCAGGAAGGCCCCAGAGCcttatcctcttcagcccaccctTCCCCATCATGGACCATCCATCTTCCTCAGCAGACTCCAGGGTGTTGTTATCACCCATAAGAAGCCCCTCTCAGAGCAACTCTCCAAACCCTATTTGTGGCGATCTGTCTGGGAACCTGCAGACAACACCTGAGGGGGTCACTCTGCGGAACAAAATGACCATCCCCAAAAATGGGCAGAGACTGGAGACCTCCACCAGCTGCTTTTACCAGCCCCAGAGGAGGTCAGTGATTCTCGATGGGAGAAGCGGGAGGCAGATAGAATAA